Proteins encoded in a region of the Esox lucius isolate fEsoLuc1 chromosome 9, fEsoLuc1.pri, whole genome shotgun sequence genome:
- the LOC105029854 gene encoding zinc finger protein 91 → MLYPPETISGSRPSSHICDHCGKDFVSSTNLKTHLLYLRGEKPHMCSLCGKRFVQTSCLKRHLRTHTGEKPYVCPCCGKAWSDSGNLKRHIKKTHPGQEVVVKRLAYQRSAPSGNVDEMWDDIDSVESGEQGASWSFRLKEDTRRIPQEGRSALMNHSHAAAAAAAADDDDDIGDNKKPNEEEGAWVPSNRMETIPMSPSQCDDDDEADDCDMEDRDSLTSSRLKEESLNPGQSNYAGAADWNEKYDDEGGARGPWKGVEAEPSPVRSSAQQRGSADKLSQSPSTLPMSPSHASPSSSSLHGLKRGPGQLGDCEETLWNTGHEIQKTNDTGENCSMLHPPETISGSRPSSHICDHCGKDFVSATNLKTHLLYLRGEKPHMCCLCGKRFVQTSCLKRHLRTHTGEKPYACPHCGKAWSDSGNLKRHIRKTHPGEEVIVNKQAYQRSDLSGDGKETWDNTHSVESGEQGMSWLLRLKEDTRRIHQEGGGTLTSHSQAHDDDDIRGSNEKKNREGIAGLPSHKQGAMPLMSSQCDDDPSADSDVKDSDRLIGNRLKEEPLSPGQNDYVDIAYCHEKCDDEGSDRRARSVCETESSPVRDPSEQRGSGDKLSQSPSTLPISPSHASPSGSSLHSLKRGPGQLGDCEETLWNTGHEIQKTNDTGENCSMLHPPETISGSRPSSHICDHCGKDFVSATNLKTHLLYLRGEKPHMCSLCGKRFVQTSCLKRHLRTHTGEKPYSCPCCGKAWSDSGNLKRHIRKTHPGEEVIVKRQAKLRSDRSGNVEETWDNIDLMESAKLGMTWSFRLIEETRRTHQESRGALLSPCQADHDDYDASCDEMPNGERRAGLPSNSVETVPMSPSQCGDDHSSDYGRNSLTSSRLKEESLKSRQSNYDGAADWNEKCDDEGGARWPWTGVGAEPSPVRSSAQQGESDLPSTLPMSPSHASPSSSSLHGLKRGPGQLGDCEETLWNTGHIIQKTNDTGENCSMLHPPETISGSRPSSHICDHCGKDFVSSTNLKTHLLYLRGEKPHMCSLCGKCFVQTSCLKRHLRTHTGEKPYVCPRCGKAWSDSGNLKRHIRKTHPGEEVIVNKQAYQRSDLSGDGKETWDNTHSMESAKLKEDARIQEEDRGVVMSHSPTDEDVVLSCKMGDRESLPVNVLKAEPLSPSHTDDVDTAGCKEEWDEEDRDWLASDWKVAAALKKPEQSDPPYWTQSARPHSSSGASPGTALLLDLKRVSVRLVDCRKMLVPRDHVTHTRTEKCPYSSSKAEQHNKTISGSRSGFHICDHCGKVFVSVANLKTHLLYLRGEKPHVCSFCGKRFVQTSGLKRHLRTHTGEKPYECHHCGKAWSDSGNLKRHQRRTHQERKSSADQHP, encoded by the exons ATGTTGTATCCTCCTGAAACCATCTCAGGAAGTAGGCCTAGCTCTCATATCTGTGATCACTGTGGGAAGGATTTTGTCTCTTCTACAAAtctgaaaacacatttactgtaTCTACGTGGAGAGAAACCACACATGTGCTCTCTATGCGGGAAAAGGTTTGTTCAGACCAGCTGTCTGAAAAGACACCTGAGAACTCACACTGGGGAGAAACCATATGTTTGCCCCTGTTGTGGGAAAGCTTGGAGTGATTCTGGAAACTTGAAGAGACACATCAAGAAAACTCATCCAGGACAAGAAGTTGTTGTGAAGAGGCTGGCCTATCAGAGGAGTGCCCCTTCTGGAAATGTGGACGAAATGTGGGACGACATTGATTCAGTAGAATCAGGAGAACAGGGGGCGTCTTGGTCATTCCGACTGAAAGAGGACACCAGAAGGATTCCTCAGGAAGGTCGAAGTGCATTGATGAATCACAGccatgctgctgctgctgctgctgctgctgatgatgatgatgatattggAGACAATAAAAAACCAAATGAAGAGGAAGGGGCTTGGGTACCTAGCAACAGGATGGAGACCATACCTATGAGTCCCAGCCAATGTGACGATGATGATGAAGCTGATGACTGTGACATGGAGGACAGGGATTCACTGACTAGCAGCAGATTAAAGGAGGAGTCCTTGAATCCCGGCCAGTCCAATTATGCTGGTGCTGCAGACtggaatgaaaaatatgacGATGAGGGAGGAGCTAGGGGGCCTTGGAAAGGGGTGGAGGCGGAGCCATCTCCAGTGAGGAGCAGCGCACAGCAGAGGGGGAGCGCT GACAAGCTTAGCCagtctccctccaccctcccgaTGTCCCCGAGTCACGCCTCCCCCAGTAGCTCCTCACTGCACGGTCTGAAGAGAGGGCCTGGGCAGCTGGGTGACTGTGAGGAAAcactgtggaacactggacatGAAATTCAAAAGACAAATGACACAGGAGAGAATTGTTCTATGTTGCATCCTCCTGAAACCATCTCAGGAAGTAGGCCTAGCTCTCATATCTGTGATCACTGTGGGAAGGATTTTGTCTCAGCAACCAAtctgaaaacacatttactgtaTCTACGTGGAGAGAAACCACACATGTGCTGTCTATGCGGGAAAAGATTTGTTCAGACCAGCTGCTTGAAAAGACACCTGAGAACTCACACTGGGGAGAAACCATATGCTTGCCCTCATTGTGGGAAAGCTTGGAGTGATTCTGGAAACTTGAAGAGACACATCAGGAAAACCCACCCAGGAGAGGAGGTAATTGTAAATAAGCAGGCCTATCAGAGGAGTGACCTTTCTGGAGATGGGAAGGAAACGTGGGACAACACGCATTCAGTGGAATCAGGGGAACAGGGGATGTCTTGGTTACTTAGACTGAAAGAGGACACCAGAAGGATTCATCAGGAAGGTGGAGGTACACTGACGAGTCACAGCCAAGCTCATGATGATGACGACATTAGAGGCAgcaatgagaaaaaaaacagagagggaATAGCTGGGTTACCTAGCCACAAACAGGGGGCCATGCCTTTGATGTCCAGCCAATGCGATGATGATCCCAGTGCAGACAGCGATGTGAAGGACAGTGATCGGTTGATTGGCAACAGACTGAAGGAGGAGCCCTTGAGTCCTGGCCAAAACGATTATGTTGATATTGCATACTGTCATGAAAAATGTGACGATGAGGGAAGTGACAGGCGGGCTCGGAGCGTGTGTGAGACAGAGTCATCTCCAGTACGGGACCCCTCAGAGCAGAGGGGGAGTGGT GACAAGCTTTCCCagtctccctccaccctcccgaTTTCCCCGAGTCACGCCTCCCCCAGTGGCTCCTCACTGCACAGTCTGAAGAGAGGGCCTGGGCAGCTGGGTGACTGTGAGGAAAcactgtggaacactggacatGAAATTCAAAAGACAAATGACACAGGAGAGAATTGTTCTATGTTGCATCCTCCTGAAACCATCTCAGGAAGTAGGCCTAGCTCTCATATCTGTGATCACTGTGGGAAGGATTTTGTCTCAGCAACCAATCTGAAAACACACTTACTGTATCTACGTGGAGAGAAACCACACATGTGCTCTCTATGCGGAAAGAGATTTGTTCAAACCAGCTGCTTGAAAAGACACCTGAGAACTCATACTGGGGAGAAACCGTACAGTTGTCCTTGTTGTGGGAAAGCTTGGAGTGATTCTGGAAACTTGAAGAGACACATTAGGAAAACCCACCCAGGAGAGGAGGTCATTGTAAAGAGGCAGGCCAAACTGAGGAGTGACCGTTCTGGAAACGTGGAGGAAACGTGGGACAACATTGATTTAATGGAATCAGCAAAGCTGGGAATGACTTGGTCATTCCGGCTGATAGAGGAGACCAGAAGGACTCATCAGGAAAGTAGAGGTGCATTGCTGAGTCCCTGCCAAGCTGATCATGATGATTACGACGCAAGTTGTGATGAAATGCCAAACGGAGAGAGAAGAGCTGGGTTACCTAGCAACAGTGTGGAGACAGTGCCCATGAGTCCCAGCCAATGCGGTGATGATCACAGTTCAGACTACGGCAGGAATTCGTTGACCAGCAGTAGACTGAAGGAGGAGTCCTTGAAATCCAGACAATCCAATTATGATGGTGCTGCAGACTGGAATGAAAAGTGTGACGATGAGGGAGGAGCTAGGTGGCCTTGGACAGGGGTGGGGGCGGAGCCATCTCCAGTGAGGAGCAGCGCACAGCAGGGGGAGAGTGAT ctcccctccaccctcccgATGTCCCCGAGTCACGCCTCCCCCAGTAGCTCCTCACTGCACGGTCTGAAGAGAGGGCCTGGGCAGCTGGGTGACTGTGAGGAAAcactgtggaacactggacatATAATTCAAAAGACAAATGACACAGGAGAGAATTGTTCTATGTTGCATCCTCCTGAAACCATCTCAGGAAGTAGGCCTAGCTCTCATATCTGTGATCACTGTGGGAAGGATTTTGTCTCTTCTACAAAtctgaaaacacatttactgtaTCTACGTGGAGAGAAACCACACATGTGCTCTCTATGCGGAAAGTGTTTTGTTCAGACCAGCTGCTTGAAAAGACACCTGAGAACTCATACTGGGGAGAAACCGTATGTTTGCCCTCGTTGTGGGAAAGCTTGGAGTGATTCTGGAAACTTGAAGAGACACATCAGGAAAACCCACCCAGGAGAGGAGGTAATTGTAAATAAGCAGGCCTATCAGAGGAGTGACCTTTCTGGAGATGGGAAGGAAACGTGGGACAACACGCATTCAATGGAATCAGCAAAGCTGAAAGAGGATGCCAGGATacaggaggaagacagaggTGTAGTCATGAGTCACAGCCCAACTGATGAGGATGTTGTGTTATCCTGCAAAATGGGGGACAGGGAATCGTTGCCCGTCAACGTTCTGAAAGCGGAGCCCTTGAGTCCCAGCCACACCGATGATGTTGACACTGCAGGCTGCAAAGAGGAATGGGACGAGGAGGACAGGGATTGGTTGGCTAGCGACTGGAAGGTGGCTGCGGCTTTAAAGAAGCCAGAGCAGAGC GACCCTCCTTACTGGACCCAGTCTGCCCGCCCACACTCCTCTAGTGGTGCATCTCCTGGGACAGCCTTACTGCTGGATCTGAAGAGGGTTTCAGTGAGGCTGGTCGACTGCAGAAAAATGCTGGTGCCAAGGGACCATGTAACACACACGCGTACAGAAAAGTGTCCTTATAGCTCGTCTAAAGctgaacaacacaacaaaaccatCTCAGGAAGTAGGTCTGGCTTCCATATCTGTGATCACTGTGGGAAGGTTTTTGTCTCTGTAGCCAATCTGAAAACGCACTTACTGTATCTCAGAGGTGAGAAACCACATGTTTGCTCTTTCTGTGGAAAGAGATTTGTTCAGACCAGCGGTCTGAAAAGACACCTGAGAACTCATACTGGGGAGAAACCATATGAATGTCATCATTGTGGAAAGGCTTGGAGTGATTCTGGAAACTTAAAGAGACACCAGAGAAGAACTCATCAGGAGAGAAAGTCCTCAGCAGATCAGCATCCATAA